Proteins from one Poecile atricapillus isolate bPoeAtr1 chromosome 6, bPoeAtr1.hap1, whole genome shotgun sequence genomic window:
- the ZFYVE27 gene encoding protrudin isoform X1, protein MQAVERDGAAGGPEGATGAGEAPPESSPPKAAAAFDLLELVRSYRRLELYLEPLRDAAEGVRSLLRWQRPVCSLLVCLGLNFLLLTLGQAAWYSVLALLVAVPALLGYLQETCRARLSEPELVRRRYHSIRREDLRKVQLSRQEAIAQVKSFLIQLEGFLSGMCCSCEAVYRVLYWENPTISSQFYGVLLGTICVLYLLPLCWVLAILNSTLFLGNTQFYQVIMELKASIEQSVGSKPLESTPEPAEPLPPAAAPDRTPTPTSAEDLTPGSVEEAEEAEPDEEFKDAIEENQLLVMEDDESSQCSADFDLSLPDNGFMSKNEVIRSKVSRLTERLRKRYPSNNFGNCTGCGATFSVLKKRRSCSNCGNSFCSRCCSFKVPKAVMGATAPEAQKETVFVCALCNQVLIK, encoded by the exons ATGCAGGCGGTGGAGCGGGACGGGGCGGCAGGCGGCCCCGAAGGGGCGACGGGCGCTGGTGAGGCCCCTCCGGAATCGTCGCCGCCCAAGGCCGCCGCCGCCTTCgacctgctggagctggtgcGGAGCTACCGGCGGCTGGAGCTCTACCTGGAGCCGCTGCGGGACGCCGCCGAGGGTGTCCGCTCGCTCCTCCG GTGGCAGCGGCCTGTGTGCTCTCTCCTGGTCTGCCTCGGCCTCAACTTCCTCCTGCTCACCCTCGGCCAAG CTGCCTGGTACTCGGTGCTCGCCCTGCTGGTCGCGGTGCCGGCGCTGCTGGGTTACCTGCAGGAGACGTGCCGGGCCCGGCTCTCGGAGCCGGAGCTGGTGCGCAGGAGGTACCACAGCATCCGCAGGGAGGATCTGCGCAAGGTGCAGCTCTCGCGGCAGGAGGCCATCGCCCAGGTCAAGAGCTT cctgatccagcTGGAGGGGTTTCTGAGcgggatgtgctgcagctgtgaggCAGTGTACCGTGTTCTGTACTGGGAGAACCCCACCATCTCTTCCCA GTTTTATGGGGTGCTACTGGGTACCATCTGTGTCCTCTACCTGCTGCCcctctgctgggtgctggccATCCTCAACAGCACTCTCTTTCTGGGCAACACCCAGTTCTACCAAG TGATAATGGAGCTCAAGGCCTCCATCGAGCAGTCTGTGGGCTCCAAACCCCTTGAGAGCACTCCAGAGCCTGCTGAGCCCctgccaccagctgctgccccagATCGGACCCCCACCCCCACCAGTGCAGAG GACCTTACCCCTGGCAGTGtggaggaagcagaggaggCAGAACCTGATGAAGAGTTCAAAGATGCTATTGAG GAGAACCAGCTGCTGGTCATG GAGGATGATGAAAGCTCTCAGTGCTCAGCAGATTTTGACCTCAGCCTCCCAGACAATGGTTTTATGAGCAAAAACGAGGTGATCCGCAGCAAGGTGTCGCGCCTGACTGAGCGCCTGCGCAAGCGCTACCCCAGCAACAACTTTG GGAACTGCACAGGCTGTGGTGCCACCTTCTCTGTGCTCAAGAAGAGG CGGAGCTGCAGTAACTGTGGGAACAGCTTCTGCTCCAGGTGTTGTTCCTTCAAAGTCCCCAAGGCTGTGATGGGAGCCACAG CCCCGGAGGCTCAGAAGGAGACAGTGTTTGTGTGCGCTCTCTGCAACCAGGTGCTCATCAAGTGA
- the SFRP5 gene encoding secreted frizzled-related protein 5: MPRAGSHPGCRGTALLALALALAGSLGGGQHYDYYGWQPESLPHGRFYGREPQCLDIPPDMQLCRDVGYKRMRLPNLLEHETMAEAKQQAGSWVPLLAKQCHTDTQLFLCSLFAPVCLDRPVYPCRSLCEVVRDSCAPVMESYGFPWPEMLQCGKFPSDHELCIAVQFGNSKATPPPVSKICTQCEMEHKADGMMEQMCSSDFVVKMRIKEMTEENGERRLVAAQKKKVLKLGPLKRKDTKKMVLHMRNVGACPCPQLDSLSGSFLVMGRKVGGRLLLLAIYPWQKHNKEMKFAVKFMFSYPCPLYHPLLYGAGQH, translated from the exons ATGCCGCGGGCGGGCAGCCACCCGGGCTGCCGGGGCACGGCGCTGCTGGCCCTGGCGCTGGCCCTGGCAGGGTCCCTGGGCGGCGGGCAGCACTACGACTACTATGGGTGGCAGCCCGAGAGCCTGCCCCACGGGCGCTTCTACGGGCGGGAGCCGCAGTGCCTCGACATCCCGCCCGACATGCAGCTCTGCCGCGACGTGGGCTACAAGCGCATGCGGCTGCCCAACCTGCTGGAGCACGAGACCATGGCCGAAGCCAAGCAGCAGGCTGGCAGCTGGGTGCCCCTGCTCGCCAAGCAGTGCCACACCGACACCCAgctcttcctctgctccctctTCGCCCCTGTCTGCCTTGACCGGCCCGTCTACCCCTGCCGCTCCCTCTGTGAGGTGGTACGAGACTCCTGTGCCCCTGTCATGGAGTCCTACGGCTTCCCCTGGCCTGAGATGCTGCAGTGTGGCAAGTTCCCCTCTGACCACGAGCTCTGCATCGCCGTCCAGTTTGGGAACAGCAAAGCCACGCCACCACCAG TGTCCAAGATCTGCACCCAGTGTGAGATGGAGCACAAGGCAGATGGCATGATGGAGCAGATGTGCTCCAGTGACTTTG TGGTGAAAATGCGCATCAAGGAGATGACGGAGGAGAACGGGGAGCGGCGGCTGGTGGCTGCCCAGAAGAAGAAGGTGCTGAAACTGGGCCCGCTGAAGCGCAAGGACACCAAGAAGATGGTGCTGCACATGAGGAACGTGggtgcctgcccctgcccccAGCTCgacagcctcagtggcagcttCCTGGTCATGGGCCGCAAGGTGGGCGGCCGCCTACTCCTCCTGGCCATCTACCCCTGGCAGAAGCACAACAAGGAGATGAAGTTTGCGGTCAAGTTCATGTTCTCCTACCCGTGCCCGCTCTACCACCCCCTGCTCTATGGGGCTGGGCAGCACTAG
- the ZFYVE27 gene encoding protrudin isoform X2 yields MQAVERDGAAGGPEGATGAGEAPPESSPPKAAAAFDLLELVRSYRRLELYLEPLRDAAEGVRSLLRWQRPVCSLLVCLGLNFLLLTLGQAAWYSVLALLVAVPALLGYLQETCRARLSEPELVRRRYHSIRREDLRKVQLSRQEAIAQVKSFLIQLEGFLSGMCCSCEAVYRVLYWENPTISSQFYGVLLGTICVLYLLPLCWVLAILNSTLFLGNTQFYQVIMELKASIEQSVGSKPLESTPEPAEPLPPAAAPDRTPTPTSAEDLTPGSVEEAEEAEPDEEFKDAIEEDDESSQCSADFDLSLPDNGFMSKNEVIRSKVSRLTERLRKRYPSNNFGNCTGCGATFSVLKKRRSCSNCGNSFCSRCCSFKVPKAVMGATAPEAQKETVFVCALCNQVLIK; encoded by the exons ATGCAGGCGGTGGAGCGGGACGGGGCGGCAGGCGGCCCCGAAGGGGCGACGGGCGCTGGTGAGGCCCCTCCGGAATCGTCGCCGCCCAAGGCCGCCGCCGCCTTCgacctgctggagctggtgcGGAGCTACCGGCGGCTGGAGCTCTACCTGGAGCCGCTGCGGGACGCCGCCGAGGGTGTCCGCTCGCTCCTCCG GTGGCAGCGGCCTGTGTGCTCTCTCCTGGTCTGCCTCGGCCTCAACTTCCTCCTGCTCACCCTCGGCCAAG CTGCCTGGTACTCGGTGCTCGCCCTGCTGGTCGCGGTGCCGGCGCTGCTGGGTTACCTGCAGGAGACGTGCCGGGCCCGGCTCTCGGAGCCGGAGCTGGTGCGCAGGAGGTACCACAGCATCCGCAGGGAGGATCTGCGCAAGGTGCAGCTCTCGCGGCAGGAGGCCATCGCCCAGGTCAAGAGCTT cctgatccagcTGGAGGGGTTTCTGAGcgggatgtgctgcagctgtgaggCAGTGTACCGTGTTCTGTACTGGGAGAACCCCACCATCTCTTCCCA GTTTTATGGGGTGCTACTGGGTACCATCTGTGTCCTCTACCTGCTGCCcctctgctgggtgctggccATCCTCAACAGCACTCTCTTTCTGGGCAACACCCAGTTCTACCAAG TGATAATGGAGCTCAAGGCCTCCATCGAGCAGTCTGTGGGCTCCAAACCCCTTGAGAGCACTCCAGAGCCTGCTGAGCCCctgccaccagctgctgccccagATCGGACCCCCACCCCCACCAGTGCAGAG GACCTTACCCCTGGCAGTGtggaggaagcagaggaggCAGAACCTGATGAAGAGTTCAAAGATGCTATTGAG GAGGATGATGAAAGCTCTCAGTGCTCAGCAGATTTTGACCTCAGCCTCCCAGACAATGGTTTTATGAGCAAAAACGAGGTGATCCGCAGCAAGGTGTCGCGCCTGACTGAGCGCCTGCGCAAGCGCTACCCCAGCAACAACTTTG GGAACTGCACAGGCTGTGGTGCCACCTTCTCTGTGCTCAAGAAGAGG CGGAGCTGCAGTAACTGTGGGAACAGCTTCTGCTCCAGGTGTTGTTCCTTCAAAGTCCCCAAGGCTGTGATGGGAGCCACAG CCCCGGAGGCTCAGAAGGAGACAGTGTTTGTGTGCGCTCTCTGCAACCAGGTGCTCATCAAGTGA
- the MARVELD1 gene encoding MARVEL domain-containing protein 1, with protein sequence MARTAPPTVPPPPGPPARGSLSLHRAYLRSPLGLLRLGQLALGAAFWVTVAAHKYEGAAHFALFAAVLVWLLTLALFGLSLLGRWELVPWLGSRWLLTNLVHDLALGVGLYAAATGIMGHKAKQRSFCNLPGYSQHCLYSAYLSASICGGITACLYLFSGLYCLSRRCQDQRDII encoded by the coding sequence ATGGCCCGCACGGCTCCCCCGACAGTGCCGCCGCCCCCGGGGCCGCCGGCTCGCGGCTCCCTCAGCCTCCATCGCGCCTACCTGCGGAGCCCGCTGGGCCTGCTACGCTTGGGGCAGCTGGCTCTGGGCGCTGCCTTCTGGGTGACGGTAGCGGCTCATAAGTACGAGGGGGCGGCCCACTTCGCTCTGTTTGCCGCCGTCCTGGTCTGGCTTCTCACCCTGGCCCTCTTCGGGCTGAGCCTGCTGGGGCGCTGGGAGCTGGTGCCCTGGCTGGGCTCCCGCTGGCTCCTCACCAACCTGGTGCACGACCTGGCACTGGGTGTGGGGCTCTACGCAGCTGCCACTGGCATCATGGGTCACAAGGCCAAGCAGAGAAGCTTTTGCAACCTGCCGGGCTACAGCCAGCACTGCCTTTACAGTGCCTACCTGAGCGCCTCCATCTGTGGGGGCATCACTGCCTGCCTGTACCTCTTCTCCGGGCTCTATTGCCTATCACGGCGTTGCCAGGACCAGCGAGACATCATCTGA